A stretch of Thermomicrobium roseum DSM 5159 DNA encodes these proteins:
- a CDS encoding LCP family protein, which produces MAEPPAQERPEEGRASKDVWRRWQSARRIVAVTLIAGMLAAGGWVAWYVVQLGSAANEAYHDIFVTPAPRPSAPVTSAPRPSVPPTTIRSSTPTATPTEFPEWRGSEPVTVLLVGIDTTPERAGAGSLPLADAIILAQLDPVGKRAVMLSIPRDLLVEIPGIGWDRINAAYAAGEASGSSGPALLVAAIERNFAVHVDGFAEVDFAGFVRIVDLLGGIVVDVPAPIKDDMFPGPNFSYQRLSFAPGLQWMDGSRTLAYVRTRHDDNDLARGLRQQQVLRALPERALRLDALRRAPQLLAALGDAVRTDLTPQQVLGLARLALELDASRITSASLAGMVQDATLPRGAAVLVGHWPAIRSEVARLFGPPKTSSVR; this is translated from the coding sequence ATGGCGGAGCCGCCTGCCCAGGAAAGACCGGAGGAAGGGCGTGCATCGAAGGACGTCTGGCGGCGGTGGCAGTCCGCGCGGCGGATCGTTGCTGTGACGCTCATCGCTGGCATGCTGGCTGCTGGTGGCTGGGTAGCCTGGTACGTCGTCCAACTCGGGTCGGCCGCGAACGAGGCGTATCACGACATCTTCGTGACACCAGCCCCGCGCCCGTCAGCACCAGTTACGAGTGCTCCACGACCGAGCGTTCCGCCAACGACGATCCGCTCGTCGACGCCGACAGCGACGCCGACGGAGTTTCCGGAGTGGCGCGGCAGCGAGCCGGTTACCGTTTTGCTCGTCGGGATCGATACGACACCTGAACGAGCCGGTGCGGGATCTCTCCCGCTGGCGGATGCGATCATCCTGGCCCAGCTCGATCCGGTCGGCAAACGGGCGGTCATGTTGTCGATCCCGCGCGATCTGCTGGTCGAGATCCCGGGTATCGGATGGGATCGCATCAATGCCGCCTATGCAGCCGGTGAAGCCAGCGGTTCGAGTGGTCCAGCACTGCTGGTCGCCGCCATCGAGCGCAACTTTGCCGTGCACGTCGATGGCTTCGCCGAAGTCGACTTCGCCGGGTTTGTCCGGATCGTCGATCTTCTCGGTGGTATCGTGGTCGATGTGCCAGCGCCGATCAAGGACGACATGTTTCCGGGCCCGAACTTCAGCTACCAGCGCCTCTCTTTCGCGCCTGGCCTGCAGTGGATGGACGGTTCCCGGACGCTGGCCTATGTGCGCACGCGACACGACGACAATGACCTGGCGCGCGGTCTCCGCCAGCAGCAAGTCCTCCGCGCGCTCCCGGAGCGCGCGCTTCGTCTCGATGCCCTGCGCCGGGCACCGCAACTGCTCGCGGCACTCGGGGATGCGGTGCGGACTGACCTAACGCCCCAGCAGGTGCTCGGTTTGGCCCGACTGGCCCTCGAGCTCGATGCGAGTCGCATCACCTCGGCCTCCCTCGCCGGTATGGTGCAGGATGCGACGCTGCCGCGCGGGGCTGCGGTGCTCGTCGGACATTGGCCCGCGATCCGATCAGAGGTCGCTCGTCTCTTCGGCCCGCCGAAAACGAGCAGCGTGCGGTAG
- a CDS encoding orotate phosphoribosyltransferase, with product MELRRDLGGGEGDVLFGTETNLDIARALFELGGVLFGEFDLGPTAGRSPIYINPRVLISEPALLRRIAHLIHHEIQADQARRRPRLASFAAVAGVPMGGLHLATAYALVSDTPLIYVRPDAQEPALEGRIVPGQTVLVIDDLMTGGTSLLRTARILEEAGLTVRDFIVLIDREQGGAERLHAHGYHVMPILRLRTMLTYYFESGMIDSQRYRTAMDYLERTNRRG from the coding sequence GTGGAACTGAGACGAGATCTCGGCGGAGGTGAGGGAGACGTGCTCTTCGGTACCGAAACCAATCTCGACATCGCGCGCGCCTTGTTCGAGCTCGGCGGCGTCCTGTTCGGCGAGTTCGATCTCGGTCCCACAGCTGGTCGTTCTCCGATCTACATCAACCCACGCGTTTTGATCAGCGAACCGGCGCTGCTGCGTCGGATCGCCCACCTGATTCACCACGAAATTCAAGCTGACCAGGCCCGGCGACGACCACGTCTCGCCTCGTTCGCAGCCGTCGCTGGCGTCCCCATGGGCGGTCTTCACCTGGCCACTGCCTACGCCCTGGTCAGCGATACCCCGCTCATCTACGTGCGTCCCGACGCTCAGGAACCAGCGTTGGAAGGTCGCATCGTCCCTGGGCAGACAGTGCTGGTGATCGACGACCTGATGACCGGGGGCACCAGCTTGCTCCGCACCGCTCGCATTCTGGAAGAAGCTGGTCTCACCGTGCGCGACTTCATCGTGCTGATCGATCGCGAGCAAGGGGGAGCCGAGCGTCTCCATGCTCACGGGTATCATGTCATGCCGATCTTGCGGTTGCGCACGATGCTCACCTACTACTTCGAGAGCGGCATGATCGATAGCCAACGCTATCGCACCGCGATGGACTATCTCGAGCGGACCAACCGTCGGGGGTGA
- a CDS encoding PQQ-binding-like beta-propeller repeat protein: MLSTGTRVLVRQPSRTGILLLRAKGQARSPRCAGQWLRGSVLLVALVLLVTGSGCRRAEESPAVVYLFEPGQLVALDPRDGHAVWRAAVPLDYSCAVSPSPDGRWVALVSERLVLVPTSQPEKMLVVDPPPGWFFTSCNLPYGTFVSTITVLSWVQQKVLFAMLRKNLPYPDEWAVAAYDVETRSWRPWMRQVPGYCPLLGSPVAHFAATCAVLPSGIRNGLRLAQASGGLLAIDPTSGVLLDQLPIPRAELAARGLRNDEPIVTAATDDRSVVLLLRNALLVVLDRDGTFRQAVAVDRELGLAGRAYGIALRLVPKDRVAWVVVQETGASDRPILALVDLRDQSVVRVVDLPGFVRDVDFLPDGTVVLNRSVETAAEQSTGAPTWTVVRRDLRRGDERVLATLTDDGYCCWIGPLAPEARAASGR; the protein is encoded by the coding sequence ATGCTGTCCACCGGCACACGAGTTCTCGTCAGGCAGCCGAGCCGAACTGGCATTCTCTTGCTCCGGGCCAAGGGACAAGCACGCTCACCGCGTTGCGCCGGGCAGTGGCTGCGCGGCAGCGTGCTCCTCGTCGCGCTCGTGCTTTTGGTCACCGGCAGTGGGTGCCGTCGTGCCGAAGAATCGCCTGCGGTCGTCTATCTCTTCGAGCCGGGGCAGCTGGTCGCGCTCGATCCGCGAGATGGGCACGCAGTCTGGCGGGCAGCGGTGCCGCTCGATTACTCGTGTGCCGTGTCCCCCTCGCCGGACGGCCGGTGGGTCGCCCTGGTTTCCGAGCGCCTCGTGCTCGTGCCGACGAGCCAACCGGAGAAGATGCTCGTCGTCGATCCGCCACCGGGGTGGTTCTTCACCAGTTGCAATCTGCCCTACGGCACATTCGTCTCGACCATAACGGTCCTCAGCTGGGTCCAGCAAAAGGTCCTCTTCGCCATGCTGCGGAAGAACCTGCCCTACCCTGATGAGTGGGCGGTGGCCGCCTATGATGTGGAGACCCGCTCGTGGCGACCGTGGATGCGCCAGGTGCCAGGCTACTGTCCGCTCCTCGGGTCGCCGGTTGCCCATTTTGCCGCCACCTGTGCTGTTCTGCCGTCGGGAATCCGGAACGGTCTGCGGCTGGCCCAGGCATCAGGCGGCTTACTAGCTATCGATCCGACGAGCGGTGTGCTCCTGGACCAGCTTCCAATCCCACGGGCCGAACTCGCGGCTCGTGGCCTGCGGAACGATGAACCGATCGTTACAGCAGCGACTGACGATCGCTCGGTCGTACTCCTCCTCCGGAACGCCCTCCTCGTCGTACTCGATCGCGACGGGACCTTCCGGCAGGCGGTCGCGGTCGATCGGGAGCTGGGGCTTGCCGGCCGCGCCTATGGCATCGCCCTCCGCCTGGTTCCCAAAGACCGCGTGGCGTGGGTCGTCGTGCAAGAGACGGGCGCGTCCGATCGTCCCATCCTGGCACTCGTCGACCTCCGTGACCAGAGTGTCGTGCGGGTAGTCGACCTCCCGGGCTTCGTGCGCGACGTCGATTTTCTCCCCGACGGGACGGTCGTGCTGAACCGCTCCGTCGAAACGGCGGCGGAGCAGTCGACTGGCGCGCCGACATGGACCGTGGTGCGGCGCGATCTCCGACGGGGCGACGAGCGCGTCCTGGCGACCCTGACGGACGACGGGTACTGCTGCTGGATCGGACCATTGGCCCCGGAGGCGCGAGCGGCGAGTGGACGTTAG
- a CDS encoding cyclase family protein: MPARGRLAGQDVLVFDLEQPRTPEMPIYPAHRPGYSYALHRRHSDPPAGPSAGPRSSASGLLLLMEHTGTHIDAPCHQAWHGRLHGDIDAITVAGPRGLTHLGVETVPPLVVPGALLDVAALHGREALSPGELVTAADLEACCTRNSLVLEPGMAILVAVPSATRPDGGAGRSSDPAHRRSCPWYQCPGDTRRSERSPRPGRAALSRTRLLNLGERFSHPCCNRLSGHALRFADRSMDAHPARSS, translated from the coding sequence ATGCCAGCGCGAGGTCGGCTCGCGGGACAGGACGTGCTCGTCTTCGATCTCGAACAGCCGCGCACCCCGGAGATGCCGATCTATCCTGCTCACCGGCCAGGGTATTCCTATGCGCTCCATCGCCGGCACAGCGATCCCCCGGCCGGTCCATCGGCTGGTCCTCGTTCCTCCGCTTCTGGCCTGCTCCTCCTCATGGAGCATACCGGAACTCACATCGATGCCCCGTGTCACCAGGCATGGCACGGGCGCTTGCATGGCGACATCGATGCCATCACTGTCGCCGGACCGCGGGGCCTCACCCATCTCGGCGTCGAGACAGTGCCGCCGCTCGTCGTTCCGGGCGCCCTGCTCGACGTGGCAGCACTGCACGGTCGCGAGGCGCTCTCCCCGGGTGAGCTCGTGACCGCCGCTGATCTGGAAGCCTGCTGTACACGGAACAGCCTGGTACTCGAGCCGGGAATGGCGATCCTCGTCGCAGTGCCGAGTGCTACTCGACCGGACGGAGGCGCTGGCCGCTCTTCTGATCCGGCGCATCGCCGCTCGTGTCCCTGGTATCAGTGTCCCGGAGACACGAGAAGGAGCGAGCGATCTCCGCGACCAGGCCGAGCAGCTCTGTCCCGAACGCGACTACTCAACCTGGGTGAGCGATTTTCTCACCCATGTTGCAACCGGCTATCCGGTCATGCTTTGCGTTTCGCCGATCGGTCAATGGACGCTCATCCCGCTCGCAGCTCCTGA
- a CDS encoding alpha/beta fold hydrolase produces MEVRERVETLGDLWLWVAEAGPSEAPPILLLHGLYDRWETWEPVVPALAERFRVIAFDMRGHGRSSQPAGGYTLRDYADDAVRLLARLRPSRPIVVIGFSLGALVAIVLAAEHPELIRGVVLVDPPLVEPDEGTRLWLRALLEAKRAGIEAAYELARELDPDGTPEEWQQSALWLCSTADGPILALLDEGRRPDPWELLPHLSQPVLVLQADPVFGGVLDDETAQRALAQLRQGELVAMPGCGHAIHRTCPDDFLEVVLEFLARLDRPATGEYVGLEHPAG; encoded by the coding sequence ATGGAGGTTCGTGAACGGGTGGAAACGCTCGGTGACCTGTGGTTGTGGGTCGCTGAGGCTGGCCCGAGCGAGGCACCGCCGATCCTGTTGTTGCACGGCTTGTACGATCGGTGGGAGACGTGGGAGCCGGTCGTGCCGGCGCTCGCTGAGCGCTTCCGGGTCATCGCATTCGACATGCGGGGGCACGGGCGGAGTTCGCAGCCAGCTGGGGGGTATACGCTGCGCGATTATGCCGATGATGCCGTGCGGCTGCTCGCGCGGCTGCGTCCGAGCCGACCGATCGTCGTGATCGGCTTTTCGCTGGGGGCACTCGTGGCGATCGTGCTGGCTGCCGAGCACCCGGAGCTGATCCGCGGCGTGGTGCTGGTCGACCCACCGCTCGTCGAGCCGGACGAGGGGACGCGCCTGTGGCTGCGGGCGTTGCTCGAGGCCAAGCGAGCTGGGATCGAGGCGGCCTACGAGCTGGCGCGCGAGCTCGATCCGGACGGGACACCGGAAGAGTGGCAGCAGAGCGCGCTCTGGCTGTGCAGCACGGCCGATGGGCCGATCCTGGCGCTTCTCGATGAGGGGCGGCGACCGGATCCGTGGGAACTCCTGCCACACCTGAGTCAACCGGTGCTCGTCCTGCAGGCTGATCCGGTGTTCGGTGGGGTGTTGGACGACGAGACGGCGCAGCGGGCACTCGCCCAGTTGCGCCAGGGTGAACTCGTCGCGATGCCAGGCTGTGGGCACGCGATTCACCGGACCTGTCCGGACGACTTCCTGGAGGTGGTGCTCGAGTTCTTGGCCCGGCTCGATCGTCCCGCCACCGGAGAGTACGTCGGCCTGGAGCACCCCGCGGGCTGA
- the menH gene encoding 2-succinyl-6-hydroxy-2,4-cyclohexadiene-1-carboxylate synthase, whose product MRVWDEERTIAVRGVTYRVCAAGQGPPLALLHGFAGSSAHWAPLAPELVARGWRVIAPDLLGHGRTDAPSAPTRYAAAEQVADLASLLGELVSGPVRLLGYSMGGRLALHLALAHPERIAALVLESASPGLDDPAERAARQRADEELATAIEQRGMDWFADYWERLPLFASRQRLSAERRAALRAEWLAQRPHGLGASLRGFGTGSMPAVWDRLSELRMPVLVIAGALDTRYAALSQAMAARIPASQLVIVPAAGHTVHLEQPAAFLAALERFFRQLPDR is encoded by the coding sequence ATGAGGGTGTGGGACGAAGAGCGGACGATCGCTGTCCGCGGCGTCACTTACCGCGTCTGTGCGGCCGGGCAGGGACCGCCGCTGGCCCTGCTGCACGGGTTCGCTGGCTCGAGCGCGCACTGGGCGCCGCTCGCTCCGGAACTGGTCGCTCGCGGCTGGCGCGTCATCGCACCGGATCTCCTCGGCCACGGTCGGACCGACGCACCGAGCGCGCCGACCCGCTACGCGGCTGCCGAGCAGGTGGCCGACCTGGCGAGCCTGCTCGGCGAACTCGTTTCCGGACCGGTCAGGCTGCTCGGCTACTCGATGGGCGGGCGACTAGCGCTCCACCTGGCACTCGCCCATCCCGAGCGGATCGCGGCGCTCGTCCTGGAAAGCGCCTCACCAGGACTCGACGACCCGGCCGAGCGTGCTGCCCGCCAGCGTGCCGACGAGGAACTCGCCACCGCGATCGAGCAGCGGGGCATGGACTGGTTCGCCGACTATTGGGAGCGCTTGCCACTCTTCGCCAGCCGGCAGCGGCTGAGCGCCGAACGACGCGCCGCGCTGCGCGCCGAGTGGCTGGCCCAGCGCCCGCACGGGCTGGGTGCCTCCCTGCGCGGCTTCGGCACCGGCAGCATGCCAGCGGTGTGGGACCGCTTGTCCGAGCTGCGCATGCCGGTCCTGGTGATCGCTGGAGCGCTCGATACCCGCTATGCCGCGCTCAGCCAGGCGATGGCCGCACGCATCCCCGCAAGCCAGCTGGTGATCGTCCCCGCGGCCGGGCATACCGTGCATCTGGAGCAGCCCGCAGCCTTCCTGGCTGCACTCGAGCGCTTTTTTCGCCAGCTGCCCGACCGCTAA
- a CDS encoding GerMN domain-containing protein produces MRRRDFAFWLALSSLAAACRSEATPTPNTGAVPTISPTPASTPVPVATPTATPPPATPGPTPTAQRTLTVALYFLRQEKLAVARRAVGETPRIGTAALQELLAGPTDQEISFGLSTEIPPGTRLNDLAIVDGVATVDLSADFAAGGGSFSMQARVAQVVFTLTQFSSVRAVRFRLDGQPVSAIGGEGVVVEPPPSRADFEDLLPLIFVEVPGPGEAVTSPLRVAGSANTFEAMFMVRLSTAEGAVLYEEPAMATSGSGTRGTFDLTIPFVVSQPVDGILRLWEYSAKDGSEVNIVEIPLRLVP; encoded by the coding sequence ATGCGACGTCGCGATTTCGCGTTCTGGCTCGCTCTCAGCTCGCTCGCCGCAGCGTGCCGCAGCGAGGCGACACCGACACCGAACACCGGAGCGGTTCCGACCATCTCACCGACCCCAGCGAGCACACCGGTGCCGGTCGCAACGCCGACGGCGACACCACCGCCCGCGACACCGGGGCCGACCCCGACAGCACAGCGGACGCTCACGGTGGCACTCTACTTCCTGCGCCAGGAGAAATTGGCGGTAGCACGGCGTGCGGTCGGCGAAACGCCGCGGATCGGAACGGCTGCCCTGCAGGAGCTGCTCGCCGGTCCGACTGACCAGGAGATCTCTTTCGGCCTGAGCACGGAGATTCCACCGGGTACGCGATTGAACGACCTGGCGATCGTCGATGGGGTCGCCACGGTCGATCTCTCGGCCGATTTTGCGGCTGGCGGCGGATCCTTCTCGATGCAGGCACGCGTCGCGCAGGTCGTCTTCACGCTGACCCAGTTCTCGTCGGTGCGGGCGGTGCGTTTCCGACTGGATGGGCAGCCGGTGAGCGCGATCGGTGGCGAGGGAGTGGTCGTCGAGCCGCCGCCGAGTCGGGCTGACTTCGAGGATCTCCTGCCGCTCATCTTCGTGGAGGTGCCCGGGCCAGGCGAGGCGGTCACCAGTCCGCTCCGCGTCGCGGGATCAGCCAACACCTTCGAGGCGATGTTCATGGTTCGGCTGAGCACGGCCGAGGGAGCAGTTCTTTACGAGGAACCAGCGATGGCGACGTCCGGGAGCGGAACACGTGGGACGTTCGATCTGACCATTCCCTTCGTGGTGTCGCAGCCAGTGGATGGGATCTTGCGGCTCTGGGAGTACTCAGCCAAGGATGGCTCGGAAGTCAATATCGTCGAGATTCCGTTGCGGCTGGTGCCATGA
- a CDS encoding bifunctional folylpolyglutamate synthase/dihydrofolate synthase, producing MDYFAALRFLRDRAGYDRGFVVNPFADEGIGLARTAWLCSALGDPHRRYRSVHIAGTKGKGSTAALLSSMLQAAGYRVGLYTSPHLHTLRERIQIDGQPIAPETFGTLMAELAEVDAALQRAHPDWGAATAFELVTVLAFAAFARVPVDIAVIEVGLGGRLDATNVILPDVALITRIGYDHMAILGSTLAAIAREKAGIVKPGRPVVSAPQEPEATRVIEAVAQERGAPLWLGGRDWQVTGTWRRFAFHAPGWELADLALALRGSHQVENAGVALASLPWLARVEMVAPESAIRQGLATAVWPGRLELLRENPSVVVDGAHNRESAQRLAEAVHESFRWRRLWLVLGIMRDKEIERIVAALAPLADALFAVEGFAPRAASAERLLAAWAASTVGKPAASYRSVEDALRAALEQADPADLVLVTGSLSMVAAAREALGVAVSDPRERELLLG from the coding sequence GTGGACTACTTTGCGGCACTCCGCTTCCTCCGCGATCGCGCTGGCTATGACCGTGGGTTCGTGGTCAATCCGTTCGCTGACGAGGGGATCGGCTTGGCACGGACCGCATGGCTCTGCTCGGCGCTGGGCGATCCCCACCGACGGTACCGGAGCGTGCACATCGCGGGGACGAAAGGCAAGGGCTCGACCGCTGCCCTGCTCTCGTCGATGTTGCAGGCAGCGGGGTATCGGGTAGGGCTGTACACTTCCCCGCACCTCCACACCTTGCGCGAACGGATCCAGATCGATGGTCAACCGATCGCACCAGAGACATTCGGCACGCTGATGGCCGAGCTGGCGGAGGTCGATGCGGCCTTGCAGCGTGCGCACCCGGACTGGGGGGCAGCGACTGCGTTCGAGCTGGTGACCGTGCTCGCCTTTGCGGCCTTCGCCCGCGTGCCGGTCGATATTGCCGTTATCGAGGTCGGCCTCGGTGGGCGCCTGGATGCCACCAACGTGATCCTGCCCGACGTAGCACTCATCACCCGCATCGGTTATGACCACATGGCGATCCTCGGCTCGACGCTCGCGGCGATCGCCCGCGAGAAGGCGGGGATCGTCAAGCCGGGGCGTCCGGTCGTCTCGGCTCCGCAAGAACCGGAGGCCACGCGAGTGATCGAAGCGGTGGCACAGGAGCGAGGCGCACCGCTCTGGCTCGGTGGGAGGGACTGGCAGGTCACGGGGACGTGGCGCCGTTTCGCGTTTCACGCTCCGGGTTGGGAACTCGCTGACCTCGCGCTCGCGCTCCGCGGCTCTCACCAGGTGGAAAACGCCGGCGTGGCGCTGGCGAGTCTGCCCTGGTTGGCCCGCGTCGAGATGGTCGCTCCTGAGTCGGCGATCCGCCAGGGTCTGGCGACCGCTGTCTGGCCGGGTCGACTCGAGTTGCTGCGCGAAAACCCGTCGGTGGTCGTGGATGGAGCACACAACCGCGAGTCGGCCCAGCGCCTGGCCGAGGCCGTGCACGAGAGCTTCCGCTGGCGACGACTCTGGCTCGTCCTGGGGATCATGCGGGACAAGGAGATCGAGCGGATCGTGGCGGCACTCGCACCGCTCGCTGATGCGTTGTTCGCGGTCGAGGGATTCGCACCGCGAGCAGCATCGGCGGAACGACTGCTGGCAGCGTGGGCAGCGAGCACGGTGGGGAAGCCGGCCGCGAGCTACCGCTCCGTCGAGGACGCGCTCAGGGCAGCACTGGAGCAGGCTGACCCCGCGGATCTCGTCCTCGTCACCGGATCGCTCAGCATGGTGGCTGCGGCGCGCGAGGCTCTCGGGGTAGCGGTGAGCGACCCACGCGAGCGGGAACTTCTCCTGGGCTGA
- the menD gene encoding 2-succinyl-5-enolpyruvyl-6-hydroxy-3-cyclohexene-1-carboxylic-acid synthase produces the protein MEHRTALGATVTAFVTALADAGLRHACFAPGSRSTPLVLGLAREPRIRLWDHLDERSAGFFALGLARGLDEPVAVVTTSGTAAANLLPAVVEANLAQVPLVVLTADRPPELRDAGAPQTIDQLRLYGTHVKWFSELPPPDGTPLVQRAAASAARRAVALARAFPPGPVHLNLPYREPLVPHFGLSIAAPAGAVLSGTPQLDERELAEVAALLARRRRGVVLAGPQPDPALAPALVELASLLGYPILADPLSQLRAGPHPRDLVLDAYDAVLREPEALPALQPELVLRVGAIPTSKPLQLALEAWENTEQILLAAGNWPDPAHRASWVLQGALRPTVRALTRALALATPRPDTDWLARWRAVDRAARAALEAGLAELDEPFEGRVFRELAELLPDGAALVAGNSMPVRDLDAFFPSVPQRVRIFANRGANGIDGVTSTALGIAAARTGPTVLVTGDLSFYHDLTGLLAARRHRLRATIVLLHNDGGGIFSFLPQAHEVPEQFEFLFGTPHGLDFQHAAALFGLAYARPTDRSSVRDALAAALVADRTSIVELRSDRQRNVVLHQELWARARAAVRDALAAGTRR, from the coding sequence ATGGAGCATCGCACCGCGCTCGGCGCGACCGTCACTGCCTTCGTCACCGCACTGGCCGATGCCGGCCTCCGGCACGCCTGCTTCGCGCCGGGGTCGCGCTCCACACCGCTCGTCCTCGGACTGGCGCGCGAGCCGCGCATCCGCCTCTGGGACCATCTGGACGAGCGTTCGGCTGGCTTTTTCGCCCTGGGGCTCGCCCGGGGACTCGACGAGCCGGTCGCCGTCGTGACCACCTCCGGAACTGCCGCCGCCAACCTGCTCCCTGCCGTCGTCGAGGCGAACCTGGCCCAGGTCCCGCTGGTCGTCCTGACCGCCGACCGACCGCCCGAGCTGCGCGACGCCGGTGCGCCGCAGACGATCGACCAGCTCCGGCTCTACGGGACGCACGTCAAGTGGTTCTCCGAACTCCCGCCGCCGGACGGCACGCCGCTCGTCCAGCGCGCGGCGGCGTCCGCTGCTCGTCGGGCCGTCGCGCTCGCCCGCGCCTTCCCGCCAGGGCCCGTCCACCTGAACCTGCCCTACCGCGAGCCGCTCGTCCCCCACTTCGGCCTGAGCATCGCCGCACCGGCCGGGGCTGTCCTGAGCGGAACACCGCAGCTGGACGAGCGCGAGCTGGCGGAGGTCGCGGCGTTACTGGCTCGACGCCGACGCGGCGTCGTATTGGCCGGGCCGCAGCCGGACCCCGCACTGGCTCCGGCGCTCGTCGAGCTGGCCAGCCTGCTCGGTTACCCGATCCTGGCCGATCCGCTGTCGCAGCTCCGGGCTGGCCCGCATCCGCGCGACCTCGTGCTCGATGCCTACGATGCCGTCCTGCGGGAGCCGGAGGCGCTGCCGGCGCTCCAGCCGGAGCTCGTCCTGCGCGTCGGCGCGATCCCGACCTCGAAGCCGCTGCAGCTCGCGCTGGAGGCGTGGGAGAACACCGAGCAGATTCTTTTGGCTGCCGGAAACTGGCCGGACCCGGCGCACCGGGCCAGTTGGGTCCTCCAAGGTGCCCTGAGGCCGACTGTCCGCGCCCTGACCCGCGCCCTCGCGCTCGCCACGCCGCGGCCGGACACCGACTGGCTCGCCCGTTGGCGGGCAGTCGATCGCGCGGCCCGGGCCGCGCTCGAGGCTGGGCTCGCCGAACTCGATGAGCCGTTCGAGGGCCGCGTCTTCCGCGAGCTGGCTGAACTCTTGCCGGACGGCGCAGCGCTCGTCGCCGGGAACAGCATGCCGGTCCGCGACCTGGACGCGTTTTTCCCCTCCGTTCCGCAGCGGGTGCGCATCTTCGCCAATCGCGGAGCCAACGGGATCGACGGCGTCACGTCGACTGCGCTCGGTATCGCCGCGGCCCGTACCGGCCCGACCGTCCTGGTGACCGGCGATCTGTCCTTCTACCATGACCTCACCGGGCTCCTGGCGGCACGGCGCCATCGCCTGCGCGCGACCATCGTGCTCCTCCACAACGACGGCGGCGGCATCTTTTCCTTTCTTCCCCAGGCGCACGAGGTACCGGAGCAGTTCGAGTTCCTGTTCGGCACGCCGCACGGTCTCGATTTCCAGCACGCCGCCGCCCTCTTCGGGCTGGCCTATGCCCGTCCCACCGATCGCTCGAGCGTCCGGGACGCTCTGGCCGCAGCACTGGTCGCCGACCGGACCAGCATCGTCGAGCTGCGCAGCGACCGGCAGCGCAACGTCGTGCTCCACCAGGAGCTCTGGGCACGAGCGCGCGCCGCGGTGCGGGACGCGCTGGCCGCGGGAACCCGGCGATGA